TATGGCACCATCTGCAAGAGATATTTGCACTTCAGATCATGACaatatatttttactgttttattttcaaatgaagtTAATGCCTGATCTTatgattttctgtatttaagaaacaaatgcaaagaaaatggaaacagtATTTACCCTTCTGATTAGATCCACATGGACAAATATAGAAATACACCCAGTCAGTAAAAATCTGAACTTGGTAATACTGAGCAAAGAACTTAatgccattaaaataaaaaataaaatggaagcTAAACATTATTCAAAACTTTGACCCTGTACACATTTCTAATGCAACACCCTAATGAGTCATTGTGTCTTTCCATTCTTATGTAATTCACAAAGATGATTTGAAACAGTGAAAGAAACTTTCCAATATTTTAGAATGTAAGGGCATCAACTGTAAGAGACTTCAAAATCAAAGACAATAAAGAAtaccttttaatatttttatcatgCATGTAAGTGACAAGTCAGTGTGGAAATAGGtaacatacaaatataataatataatcagAGAAAGTAAAGATTTTGTGTAAAAGTGTTATTTTAAACCATATTGcacttcattaaaacatttgatcCCCAGGTACATTCAACACGAGCTTTAGCTGGATACTGTTCAGTCTTTGGCACTAATCAAACCAGATGCTGATTCTGGAAGTGACGTCCTTGTCCCACTGAACAGTTGAGCTCATTGCTTTCAATTATATGGTGGATTATATCTGGGCTGAAAGACAAgaatacattttgaaaactaCTTTTGAACATCTGTTGTTCTTTTAAGTTTTGCTTTGCAAGCCAGCAGAACCCAAGATACAGGAAACACAACTTAGATGAAGCCCTGAGTGGAAATTCACTATCCAGCAATAAATCCCAACAATGCAAGAAACCTATTTCAACCAGCTGCCGTGTTAGGCACAGACCAGATAACGAACAGTGTGTATTTAAGAACAAACTCGGTGCTAGAGTGGAGTCAAATATTTGTGATGTGCTGAAGTGGCTTGCACTGTCTGAGTCCAGCAGACAGTAAAAGGCTGTAGTACATTTAACTAGTACTAGTATGTTAACAAGCATTTCCCAGCCTGAAACCCAAAGACTGCCACACCAAGACAGACCCTTCACTGCACACCAGCACAAAAAGACACCAGCTAGGAAATGCAGCAGATAAGCACCATAGTCTTAATTGTAAACAGTGCTAGTACTTACCAGCATACCTCCTGGAGCAGCAGGTCCACCGTAGGGTCCCATAGGCCCAGGACCAGGACCAAAGGTTCCAGGAGCAGGGGGGAAGCCTCCACCTGCAGGTGGCCCCCATGACCCAGTGGGTATTGGGGGAAAGCCTCCAGTAGGGAAAGTGGGGAAAGAGCCAGGGCCGGCTGGAGGGGGGAATGCACCTGGACCACTTGGTCCATACATCCCACTCCCTCCGCCTGGCTGACTTCCTGGAAAAGGCACATTTGGATAAGGCCCAGGTGGAGCTCCAGGGCCAGAAGGAAATGGTCCAGATGGATAAGGAAGCTGTCCTGGAGCTCCCTCAGGTGGGTACTGCCCAGGGGCTCCAGGGCTGGAAGAGAAATGCCCTGGGGCTCCTGGTGCAGGTGGATATTGTCCAGGTATCCCAGGACCAGGGGGGAATCCACCAGGTGCTGAAGGAGGTCCTGGATACTGTCCTGGTGCTCCAGGACCAGAGGGGAATGGGAACTGCCCCGGTGCTCCTGGGCCAGATGATCCACCAGAGAAATCAGCTGGAGCAGAGGGCTGAGTGGGGGCTCCAGGGGCTGAACCAGGCCACCCTGGGTTTGTAGGGGGTGGAGGATTGCTGGCAGGGGCAGATGGGTTAGTGTTGCCTACTTTCCTCCCTTGGCCCTGCGAGTCATCTCCTAAAGCATCTGCCAGctaaaacagaagagaaaggaaaagtgaCTCTACAGTATCTGATTAAACACTGGCTGCCAGGAAATGAAAACACCATAAAATTGTGTATAAGTCCTTTGAACTCACCGAGAAATCTGCCATGATCTAAAAGAAAACAAGGCACAACTTTCAGTTATAGCAACCGATTTTAACAAGCTGTCACACAGCGGAAACGCATGTCACATATGGGCTCGAACAGCCGAGTAAATGTTTCCATTTGATCAACAAAACCATTTGAGCAGACCTGAAATAGCTTGACTTAGCTTGGTTATTATTATGGCTCAGTAAACTTAAGTTACACTGACTTTAACCTCATATTAACAGGGatttgtttaataaaatatCAAGTTAACTGGTGTTAAACAGCTCGCTACGAACCTAACTAGCTAACAGAAGCTAACTGCAGGTTAACATTCAGATGGTTCACGCGTCTGTTTATTTTAGCTCCATGTAGTGATTATAAAGTAAAAACGGATATTTGATGTTACCTCGCCAGAAGTTGGGCCCCTCTCAAATGACAATAGTGGGTGACTGATGATTTGTCCAGCTATGGATGCCAGTTAGCTTGccgagctaacgttagctctgcTCTCAACTACAACTCTTGAAAAGGAAGGGCTGATGACGTAATCTGACGGGTGGGCGCGTTCCGGTGATCCTCCGTCACAAGCTGACTGCGGTCCGCGGGAGCGCGCCTGGTTTATCTGCGCCTGtagctttttattaaaaaaaatctttatttttttttagtttttaggatCATGGACAGTTGAAAATAGAAACAACGTGCGGTAAAACGAAGGCATTGTTTTGTCTGAGGAAACTGTAACTGAATAATCGTAAAGGAAGTCGCAGCAGTTAAGAAATAATCAGGCAATCCCCAGCTGTGACTACTGTGTGTAGGCTACATACCATAAACTATAGGTACTTATGTGATTATAGCATGTGataaatgttcatttgtttcGGGTGTAGTGTTTTACTATGAATAAAACAACTGCTTAGATGTAGGATgccattacattttaaaagtccAATTATTTAAGTAGTGATTCGTTTActtattacttatttatttacgTACTTAGTCCACATATAAAATAGACGACCCTCTACTGAGTCAGTGCATTTTTGCTGTTATATACTTTACACTACAAACCTAAATTTGATGAGTTAAAATACTTCTAACTagtaaaatgcagttttctatTTGTCAAAAAGAGCCTGCAGAAAGGAGGCTTAGTTCAGGAAGCGTCACGACAGCACGACCAGATTCCAGACCCAAACATCATTCAGCTGCAAATCCATAGCAATGCTCAGACAACATTTTTACTGCCTATTAGTAACTGTGAACGACTAAAATGCCCTGAGGTTTGACTGACTAAATAATATGAATCTAGTTCAATTCAACAAAATTAATATCAACTATAACAGGTTAAATTAATATAATCAGTTAAATTAATagcaaaatatgattttttaaaatatgtatattaCATATTCATAAAGTAGAGTTGCTCAGTGTCTATAGTGAGGACAAATTGTGTGGCTTTGTAGTTTAACAAGCAACCTAACTTAGTGCTGCtgatttataaataaagtacttcaaaccTCTTTGAGTTTTTACAGGGGTTAACATCAAATTGTCTTACGCTAAAAAGATTTATGGCCAATTTTTGTAGGACGGGGGCGCTTGTGTGGGATTGGTCAAAGCAGTCACAAGATGctgtgaagtaaaaaaaaaaaaaaaaaacatagaaagcGTCCCTATCattcagagcagcagctgcagcttcacagACATTTAAACTCTGCAACAATGGTAAGTTGTTAAGTCTTCTTCAGAAAGAGCCGTCTGTGTTTTCGTTCCTGCTTATTAATCGTGTGCTCTCAACAATGTGAAATTCCCAGGACTATTGAGAAAAAGTAAGATCGCAGATTGGCTAGCGTTAGCCTGCTAGCCTAGCACTAGTTCCACCCTCTGTCCTGTGTAAAGTTAGTGGGAAAAGCAAAGGTGGGTTTCCGGGTTtgggtttcaaaataaaatcgTGGTGAAATTATTAGATTACACTGACTAATCAGACTCGCTTATTAaaactctgaaaacaaaaagctttaCACCTAACTTTGAACACTATCATACATTACATATTAACCTTCTCAGAGAACTACAGCAATGTTCACGGATAACTACAGCGATCTGTATCAATAAGTGATATTAAGCAGCAATGTCAATCACACCAGTCAATATCGATCACTTTCTGATGATTATATAAACCACACTATTAATGCAACACTTAATCCAGTGTTCAAAAATAATTTAGATAGTTTTTGATCAAGCTGTTATATCTAGAGGCTACAGTAATAGACTATTAAAACATGTGATGTGAAGTTTTTCACTGCGCTATCGAGCTTTGTGTTTAGTTACTTTGCAATAAAGAATTTGGAAATTGAAAAGTATTGTGGACAAAACACCTGTAAATTCAGACCacttcatgcttttattttgaaggccgAACAACCGGGCTTCCTGTAGTGAAGTGCCTTTCTGCTTAGCAGTGATGGGTTTCAACACGTCTTGGTTTGGGGAGCTGCCTTAACGCTAGCTCGCCTCATGAATAATGCCTCCCTCTGGGTTTTTGACTGCGTGTCATGACAGCTTCACCGCGCACAGCGCAGACCAACATCACATCGGCGTTACTGTCCTGTTTCTATATACCCCCATGCATTAAATTAACTGGATAGTCCAAGTTAATCGACTCCTATTTCCTGACTGAATTAGCAGTCAAACTAGCGAGCTAGCTGTCTGTGGCTGGAGGAATGTAAACCAGAAGTTAACCTGTGGCCACCTCCGGCTTTTATTGTCCTGCCTGTTCCTCATTTTCCTGCGCATCCTGTTTTGCAAGAGTTCCAACCACTGATACTTCAGTCCCTTCTTAATCTGTGAAGATCTCTCTGAGCTCAGTGAAATCCTGACTCCCACCAGCCATCTGTTCAGGGAGGTGTAATTATAGAATTCAGAGACTCTGCAGAGACTCCTGAAGAGTTTATGCCTTTGTGCTGGAGTTATATAATGTGGACGTGACAGAGGTTCAGACCAACCAAATCATATTGAAAATGGTTTTCTGTCCTGGATAGAGCCTGAGGGTCAGAGTGAACTCCTGCAGAAAGACAGTTGAAAGATTTTGACATTCAATGTCAAGTTAGTGCTGCAGTAGGCAAGGACATACGTGATGGACAAAATAAAGTCAAAGGTCACAGACTTATTGCCCTACAGTGTCCTGCTGGTTCcatatttgtacatttttgtacATTATTTGGATGATAAAGTTACAAATAAATGTGGACAGAGTCAAgcacattttacacataaataCCCAAAGAACAAGGCTGTAGCTACAATTAAAGAACATTAAAGTCATGGCCATAGTGATATCTTTGTAAAAAGTTAGGGGTTTTATTTTAGGCTAAATGCATTAAACTTTGGCTAGCTCAATTTTAACCAGCTAATTTGGCtgtgtttgaatatgaaaatgtttttgcatgtttcccTTTTTAACCAGAGTGAGTCACTGGTGGTGTGTGATGTGGATGAAGATCTGGTGAAAAAGTTGAGGGAGTTCCGTTTCCGTAAGGCGACCAATAATGCAGCCATCGTCAGTGAGTACTTTTCCTTCCCTTGCATGTTTACTGCTAATGTGTTCTAGGTCAGACGATAATAAGGATGATGGGGCGTTCCAGGTGCAAGTGGAATCACcgaaatatttttgttattaatgtGTCAGAAGGTGCCAATATTGTTAGTGTTTTAATTGTGTGCTACATTGCAAATCTTTGTTGTTCCAGCATTAAAAGCTTGGCAGTTTGCAGAATTGGGTCACCTGCCAAAATTTGCCTTTCTTCAATAAAGCCTGAGCTCTAAGCCAGTAGCTGTGGGCTGAATGTATCATCAATGCTTGCACAGCCTGCAGATTGGTCGCTACCTCCTGCTGTGTGGAACAAAATGGAGGCCAACACACTGCCTCTGTAAACTCCTGAACTGATTAATGAATTCATCCAAATTCACTGCTTCCTCCTGCCTCAGATATTTTCAGAAACAGAATTTAGTTTATaatgaagctgtttttttttttttaatttttaatttttttgcacTTTATAATTCAGGGACAGACTCAGGCCTGTTCCctgattttctgctgcttttgtctttttctctataTTTTATTCTCTTAAAGTTATGAACTTACTAAACCACTGCTTTTACAGCTATCAATGAACTCATTTGAAAGTTTCCCTgattgctgcttttcatttcctcttatACCCTTCAGTGAAGATCGATAAAGACAAGCAGCTTGTTATTCTTGATGAAGAACACGAGGTGAG
The nucleotide sequence above comes from Mastacembelus armatus chromosome 22, fMasArm1.2, whole genome shotgun sequence. Encoded proteins:
- the lgals3a gene encoding galectin-3 codes for the protein MADFSLADALGDDSQGQGRKVGNTNPSAPASNPPPPTNPGWPGSAPGAPTQPSAPADFSGGSSGPGAPGQFPFPSGPGAPGQYPGPPSAPGGFPPGPGIPGQYPPAPGAPGHFSSSPGAPGQYPPEGAPGQLPYPSGPFPSGPGAPPGPYPNVPFPGSQPGGGSGMYGPSGPGAFPPPAGPGSFPTFPTGGFPPIPTGSWGPPAGGGFPPAPGTFGPGPGPMGPYGGPAAPGGMLMVPYDLPLDAGIMPRLLITIVGEPIPGGDRFQIDFIKGSDVVFHFNPRFYERTVVRNSNIGGCWGPEEREGDFVFVQGRRFELKILVEEDMFKVAVDGTHLLEYEHRVGGLEDVTLLRVVGDVILYSAAPSMI